A part of Paroedura picta isolate Pp20150507F chromosome 7, Ppicta_v3.0, whole genome shotgun sequence genomic DNA contains:
- the TMOD1 gene encoding tropomodulin-1 isoform X2, whose amino-acid sequence MSYRKGLEKYQDLDEDRILAALTEEEIKVLEEEMVELDPDNALLPAGMRQRDQTKKTPTGPFKRDDLLAHLEHQASSTKDREDLVPFTGEKRGKVWVPKQKATDPVLESVTLEPELEEALANASDAELCDIAAILGMHTLMSNQQYYEALGTTTIVNKEGLDSIIKPTQYKPVPDEPNSTDVEETLERVKNNDPDLEEVNLNNIKDIPIPTLKAYAEALKSNTYVKKFSIVGTRSNDPVAYALAEMLKVNSVLKSLNVESNFISGSGILAIIEALQNNKTLIELKIDNQSQPLGNKVEMEIASMLEKNTSLLKFGYHFTQQGPRLRASNAMMNNNDLARIQRCGSHWHNTSALGLDDV is encoded by the exons ATGTCGTACAGAAAAGGACTGGAGAAATACCAGGATCTGGACGAAGATCGGATCCTGGCCGCACTGACAGAGGAAGAAATCAAGGTGCTCGAGGAAGAAATGGTGGAGCTCGATCCAGAC aatGCCTTGTTGCCTGCAGGGATGAGACAGAGAGACCAGACCAAAAAAACACCCACCGGCCCATTTAAAAGGGACGACCTTCTAGCCCACCTGGAGCACCAGGCCAGCAGCACCAAAGACCGAGAGGATCTAGTCCCTTTTACAGGAGAGAAAAGAG GGAAAGTCTGGGTCCCCAAGCAGAAGGCCACCGATCCTGTCTTGGAGAGCGTGACGCTGGAACCAGAACTAGAGGAGGCGCTAGCAAATGCTTCCGATGCTGAGCTTTGTGACATTGCTG CTATTCTTGGCATGCATACCCTGATGAGTAACCAACAGTACTATGAGGCACTTGGAACCACGACGATTGTCAACAAGGAAGGCCTGGACA GTATAATTAAGCCTACACAATATAAACCAGTTCCTGATGAACCAAATTCAACTGATGTAGAAGAAACCTTAGAAAGAGTGAAAAACAATGATCCGGACCTTGAGGAAGTCAATCTCAACAATATTAAG GACATTCCCATCCCGACCTTAAAAGCTTACGCCGAAGCGCTGAAGAGCAACACCTATGTGAAAAAGTTCAGCATCGTTGGAACCAGAAGCAATGACCCCGTTGCTTAT GCACTAGCAGAAATGCTAAAAGTCAACAGTGTCTTGAAGAGCCTGAATGTGGAATCTAACTTCATTTCTGGATCGGGGATCCTGGCCATCATAGAAGCACTTCAGAACAACAAGACACTGATTGAGCTCAAAATCGACAATCAG AGCCAGCCATTGGGGAATAAGGTGGAAATGGAGATCGCAAGTATGCTAGAAAAAAACACATCTCTTTTGAAGTTCGGGTATCACTTCACCCAGCAAGGACCCCGGCTTCGTGCCTCCAACGCCATGATGAACAACAATGACCTTG CTCGTATCCAGCGATGTGGCAGCCATTGGCATAACACGTCGGCCCTGGGACTGGACGATGTCTAA
- the TMOD1 gene encoding tropomodulin-1 isoform X1: MSYRKGLEKYQDLDEDRILAALTEEEIKVLEEEMVELDPDNALLPAGMRQRDQTKKTPTGPFKRDDLLAHLEHQASSTKDREDLVPFTGEKRGKVWVPKQKATDPVLESVTLEPELEEALANASDAELCDIAAILGMHTLMSNQQYYEALGTTTIVNKEGLDSIIKPTQYKPVPDEPNSTDVEETLERVKNNDPDLEEVNLNNIKDIPIPTLKAYAEALKSNTYVKKFSIVGTRSNDPVAYALAEMLKVNSVLKSLNVESNFISGSGILAIIEALQNNKTLIELKIDNQSQPLGNKVEMEIASMLEKNTSLLKFGYHFTQQGPRLRASNAMMNNNDLVRKRRLADLNGPILPKCRTTV; this comes from the exons ATGTCGTACAGAAAAGGACTGGAGAAATACCAGGATCTGGACGAAGATCGGATCCTGGCCGCACTGACAGAGGAAGAAATCAAGGTGCTCGAGGAAGAAATGGTGGAGCTCGATCCAGAC aatGCCTTGTTGCCTGCAGGGATGAGACAGAGAGACCAGACCAAAAAAACACCCACCGGCCCATTTAAAAGGGACGACCTTCTAGCCCACCTGGAGCACCAGGCCAGCAGCACCAAAGACCGAGAGGATCTAGTCCCTTTTACAGGAGAGAAAAGAG GGAAAGTCTGGGTCCCCAAGCAGAAGGCCACCGATCCTGTCTTGGAGAGCGTGACGCTGGAACCAGAACTAGAGGAGGCGCTAGCAAATGCTTCCGATGCTGAGCTTTGTGACATTGCTG CTATTCTTGGCATGCATACCCTGATGAGTAACCAACAGTACTATGAGGCACTTGGAACCACGACGATTGTCAACAAGGAAGGCCTGGACA GTATAATTAAGCCTACACAATATAAACCAGTTCCTGATGAACCAAATTCAACTGATGTAGAAGAAACCTTAGAAAGAGTGAAAAACAATGATCCGGACCTTGAGGAAGTCAATCTCAACAATATTAAG GACATTCCCATCCCGACCTTAAAAGCTTACGCCGAAGCGCTGAAGAGCAACACCTATGTGAAAAAGTTCAGCATCGTTGGAACCAGAAGCAATGACCCCGTTGCTTAT GCACTAGCAGAAATGCTAAAAGTCAACAGTGTCTTGAAGAGCCTGAATGTGGAATCTAACTTCATTTCTGGATCGGGGATCCTGGCCATCATAGAAGCACTTCAGAACAACAAGACACTGATTGAGCTCAAAATCGACAATCAG AGCCAGCCATTGGGGAATAAGGTGGAAATGGAGATCGCAAGTATGCTAGAAAAAAACACATCTCTTTTGAAGTTCGGGTATCACTTCACCCAGCAAGGACCCCGGCTTCGTGCCTCCAACGCCATGATGAACAACAATGACCTTG